In one window of Bos taurus isolate L1 Dominette 01449 registration number 42190680 breed Hereford chromosome 15, ARS-UCD2.0, whole genome shotgun sequence DNA:
- the HBE2 gene encoding hemoglobin subunit epsilon-2: protein MVHFTTEENVAVASLWAKVNVEVVGGESLARLLIVCPWTQRFFDSFGNLYSESAIMGNPKVKVYGRKVLNSFGNAIKHMDDLKGTFADLSELHCDKLHVDPENFRLLGNMILIVLATHFSKEFTPQMQAAWQKLTNAVANALTHKYH, encoded by the exons ATGGTGCATTTTACTACTGAGGAGAATGTTGCTGTTGCTAGTCTGTGGGCCAAAGTGAATGTGGAGGTGGTCGGCGGTGAGAGCCTGGCAAG GCTCCTGATCGTCTGCCCATGGACCCAGAGGTTCTTTGACAGTTTTGGTAACTTATACTCTGAGTCTGCAATAATGGGCAACCCCAAGGTCAAGGTCTACGGCAGGAAAGTGCTGAACTCCTTTGGAAATGCCATTAAGCACATGGATGACCTCAAGGGCACCTTTGCAGATCTAAGTGAGCTGCACTGTGACAAGTTGCACGTGGATCCCGAGAACTTCAGG CTCCTAGGCAACATGATATTGATTGtcttggcaacccacttcagcaagGAATTTACCCCACAGATGCAGGCTGCCTGGCAAAAGCTGACAAATGCTGTGGCTAATGCTCTGACCCACAAGTACCACTAG